One genomic segment of Alkalimarinus alittae includes these proteins:
- a CDS encoding ferredoxin reductase, producing the protein MQNPLSSASHYMTALAARFWQQEGTLQTYFDFLLTEIDPMFSIKRNAAEVTKIVNETADTKTFILRPSSRWSGFKAGQYINVEVEINGVTLRRNYSLSNAPMIFKEQQLVSITVKKVDGGRVSTHLHERLKVGDILTIGNAAGDFTLNHSTTVSPTANPLFIAAGSGITPVLSMLNEIKEENHQQPITLIYYSNNVPSLIFEKQLHALASSMPNLSFFPHFTESEGYITAQQLLLDCPDISARAIYLCGPHEFMESVKTQSNDLGVAAKNILQESFGVPVLSNIKSSTKGQVSFLNSGKSIASNGDKTLLELAESAGLKPKYGCRSGICHECKCTKNTGRALNKLTGELIPSDQTHIQACISIPVGDLSIDNL; encoded by the coding sequence ATGCAAAACCCATTATCTAGCGCCTCACACTATATGACTGCTCTTGCAGCCAGGTTTTGGCAACAAGAAGGGACTCTTCAAACATACTTTGATTTTTTGTTAACTGAAATAGACCCTATGTTCAGCATTAAGCGTAATGCCGCTGAAGTCACCAAAATAGTCAATGAAACGGCCGATACCAAGACGTTTATCCTTCGACCTTCAAGCCGATGGTCGGGTTTTAAAGCAGGCCAGTATATTAATGTTGAAGTAGAGATAAACGGTGTCACATTACGCCGCAATTACTCCCTCTCAAATGCGCCAATGATATTCAAAGAACAGCAATTAGTGAGTATCACCGTTAAAAAAGTCGATGGGGGACGTGTATCAACACACTTGCATGAGCGATTAAAGGTGGGTGACATCCTCACTATTGGCAATGCCGCGGGTGACTTTACGTTAAACCACTCAACCACTGTTAGCCCTACTGCTAACCCTTTATTCATTGCAGCAGGCAGCGGCATTACCCCTGTACTCTCGATGCTTAACGAAATAAAAGAAGAAAACCATCAGCAGCCTATTACGCTCATTTACTATAGCAATAATGTGCCATCATTAATTTTTGAAAAACAACTGCACGCACTGGCGTCTAGCATGCCGAACTTGTCATTCTTCCCTCACTTTACTGAATCTGAAGGCTATATCACGGCACAGCAATTATTACTTGATTGCCCTGATATCTCGGCACGCGCTATTTACCTCTGTGGCCCTCACGAATTTATGGAGTCGGTTAAAACACAGAGCAACGACTTGGGTGTTGCCGCTAAGAATATTCTGCAAGAAAGCTTTGGCGTACCTGTTCTATCGAATATCAAATCATCCACTAAAGGCCAAGTAAGCTTTTTAAATTCAGGTAAAAGCATTGCATCCAATGGTGACAAAACACTATTAGAGCTTGCCGAATCTGCTGGCCTAAAACCCAAGTACGGCTGCCGTAGCGGGATTTGCCACGAGTGTAAATGCACTAAAAATACAGGTCGTGCGCTTAACAAGTTAACAGGCGAACTGATACCCAGCGACCAAACCCATATTCAAGCTTGTATATCGATACCTGTAGGCGACTTATCAATCGATAATTTATAA
- the fabR gene encoding HTH-type transcriptional repressor FabR: MLSREDKKRQTRRSLMDAALMLVGKGGNFSSISLREVAKNAGVVPTSFYRHFTDMEELGLSLVDELGMLLRKLMRSTRQNNGGVDGLIRSSIDVYVDFVIQHPNHFYFLSQSRTGGTHPLRNAIRNELKFFANELASDIRQSSMLPNVGRLDLDMISELIVATVAETTIDILDLTEASPSYRQEFVERTEKKLRLVWLGAGVWRSPE; encoded by the coding sequence ATGCTAAGCAGAGAAGATAAAAAGCGCCAAACGAGACGATCATTAATGGATGCTGCTCTGATGTTGGTCGGTAAGGGGGGGAACTTTTCGAGTATTAGTCTACGAGAAGTCGCAAAAAATGCGGGGGTTGTACCTACCTCTTTCTATCGACACTTTACCGATATGGAAGAGCTTGGCCTCAGTCTAGTGGACGAGCTCGGTATGCTATTAAGAAAGCTGATGCGATCGACTCGCCAGAACAACGGAGGGGTTGATGGGCTTATTCGTAGTTCAATTGATGTGTATGTCGATTTTGTCATCCAGCATCCTAATCATTTCTATTTTTTGTCACAAAGTAGAACCGGTGGCACACACCCGCTACGCAACGCGATTCGTAATGAGTTAAAGTTTTTTGCTAATGAACTCGCTTCAGATATTCGCCAATCATCCATGCTACCTAATGTTGGACGTCTCGATTTAGATATGATTTCAGAGTTAATTGTAGCGACGGTGGCTGAAACGACTATTGATATTCTGGATTTGACTGAAGCCTCGCCGAGTTATCGGCAAGAGTTTGTCGAGCGAACCGAAAAGAAACTTAGGCTCGTGTGGCTAGGTGCCGGTGTTTGGCGTTCACCTGAGTAA
- a CDS encoding zinc ribbon domain-containing protein: MPVYDYKCAEHGLFFELASMDNHAEPAPCPKCDAMSARVIIMSPGILDMAKEKKQAIDRNEAAKHEPQHSTADTRAENAEKLKHGCGCTHKKRRSKLMYTADGSKMFPSMRPWMISH, from the coding sequence ATGCCTGTTTATGACTATAAATGTGCTGAACATGGTTTGTTTTTTGAGCTAGCGAGCATGGACAACCATGCCGAGCCAGCCCCTTGCCCTAAATGTGATGCAATGTCCGCTCGTGTCATCATTATGTCGCCAGGCATTCTGGATATGGCAAAGGAAAAAAAGCAGGCGATTGATCGTAATGAAGCAGCCAAACATGAACCCCAGCACTCTACTGCGGATACGCGTGCAGAAAATGCTGAAAAACTAAAGCATGGCTGCGGCTGTACACATAAAAAACGTCGCTCAAAGCTCATGTATACCGCTGACGGAAGCAAGATGTTTCCGTCCATGCGGCCTTGGATGATTAGCCACTAA
- the fmdA gene encoding formamidase: MTETIIKVDLKKSAYEHDNIHNRWHPDIPMVAMVKPGDDFKIECLDWTGGQIKNNDDASDVRDVDLTQVHFLSGPVGVEGAEPGDLLVVDILDIGTFDESQWGFNGFFSKQNGGGFLDEHFPEAQKSIWDFNGMFTSSRHVPGVEFAGLIHPGLIGCLPSKEMLEEWNTREKELYDTEPDRVPALAALPYAETAHMGRMKPDDAKVAAAEGARTVPPREHGGNCDIKDLSRGSKVYFPVYVEGGGLSVGDLHFSQGDGEITFCGAIEMAGWIHLRVNLIKGGMEKYAIKNPIFKPSPITPKYDDYLIFEGISVDEHGKQHYLDVNVAYRQACLNAIEYLKKFGYSGAQAYSLLGTAPVQGHISGVVDIPNSCATLWLPTDIFEFDIKPNADGPTKFLDGSVTMPLAPDIKK, from the coding sequence ATGACTGAAACCATTATTAAAGTTGACCTAAAAAAATCAGCCTATGAACACGATAATATTCATAACCGGTGGCACCCAGATATCCCGATGGTTGCGATGGTAAAACCCGGTGATGATTTTAAAATTGAGTGTTTAGACTGGACGGGCGGGCAGATCAAAAATAATGATGATGCCTCTGATGTAAGAGATGTCGACCTAACACAAGTTCACTTTTTATCGGGGCCTGTCGGCGTTGAAGGCGCAGAACCTGGCGATCTGCTCGTAGTAGATATCTTAGATATTGGCACGTTCGATGAGAGTCAATGGGGCTTCAATGGCTTCTTCTCTAAACAAAATGGCGGTGGTTTTCTAGACGAGCACTTCCCTGAAGCACAAAAATCGATTTGGGATTTTAACGGCATGTTCACCAGCTCTCGTCACGTACCCGGTGTTGAGTTTGCGGGCCTCATACACCCAGGCCTGATTGGCTGCCTCCCTTCTAAAGAGATGCTTGAAGAGTGGAACACCCGAGAGAAAGAACTGTATGACACCGAGCCAGATCGAGTACCCGCTCTCGCGGCTCTCCCTTATGCTGAAACCGCTCATATGGGCAGAATGAAACCGGATGATGCGAAAGTTGCTGCAGCAGAAGGGGCTAGAACCGTACCACCAAGAGAGCATGGCGGTAACTGTGATATTAAAGATTTATCGCGTGGTTCTAAAGTCTACTTCCCTGTTTATGTTGAAGGCGGTGGCCTTTCTGTAGGCGATCTTCACTTTAGCCAAGGCGATGGCGAAATCACATTCTGCGGTGCCATTGAAATGGCGGGGTGGATTCATTTAAGGGTCAATTTAATCAAAGGCGGCATGGAAAAATACGCGATTAAAAACCCGATATTCAAGCCTAGCCCGATTACCCCCAAATATGATGACTATCTAATTTTTGAAGGGATCTCGGTTGATGAGCATGGCAAGCAGCATTATCTGGATGTAAACGTGGCTTATCGCCAAGCCTGCTTAAATGCTATTGAATATCTAAAGAAATTTGGTTATTCCGGTGCGCAAGCTTATTCGTTGCTCGGTACCGCACCTGTTCAAGGACATATCAGCGGGGTTGTCGATATACCCAACTCCTGTGCCACACTCTGGCTGCCGACCGATATATTTGAATTTGATATCAAGCCGAATGCCGATGGCCCCACCAAGTTCCTCGATGGCAGCGTAACCATGCCTCTAGCGCCAGATATAAAAAAATAA